The Esox lucius isolate fEsoLuc1 chromosome 5, fEsoLuc1.pri, whole genome shotgun sequence genome includes a region encoding these proteins:
- the LOC105025061 gene encoding zinc finger protein 624-like isoform X2, translated as MISPLRLVSAAIWQTVQQRHVMDYGMLEEFVTMVTEIVPEILNNSQRAQLILGLRAQLVLELCRSKPIADLETIQTHLDRIQTLTPLWGTQATDAEVGLSESNFLGLVQTLLTDPDEKNHFFQDVFPVEFGPTYDAAIQKLMWQFLSRLEKLVLVSNFQQAASLLSDVPSILEECLESVSHPQQLKTLLQYHRDLGQLDNHDTPSSTDGDCILSALCLPPVERVVIPSEAEKGSMDVKETEKFVDGRSGECKENQPSSVTEEEDAEDDAANPETEEIEPEYNTMMVIGEDGVERPVKLIQKPPPENEETHGEEHRETPNLEQQTPKSDQIKSIEEGCLPQGELGEGSILPVEGQTNPEQSGRTDQQSLNCDAGILQVSATLSKQNSALTQMHSVEGSSSRGKRSLERRTCKVCGKVVQRPAVLRKHMVTHTGDWPYQCPTCKKIYKTLKSFQEHTEKCVFPNEEALQDSESPVSVMQYKGRVLKKILPLPPGQKAAQKEKDQKRIVCKTCPVCGKTFATGSSMKRHQIIHTEPKKCRLCEQVFPNSSELKIHMETHPKKGLHQCSNCERTFKHDYSLKAHEEACLFLSQQGQLGEGSSLPTMAQTNPGPSSIHQQSITAGFIQVSETLSQQNSAFAYMHSVEGSSARAKRSLERRTCKVCGKVVQRPAVLRKHMVTHTGDWPYQCPTCKKIYKTLKSFQEHTEKCVFPVEEAPQESESSSTNATKDPSSTLELNASIGSSKRCARCPICHKFISGYLRYHILSHSDERPHACPRCGSKYKFDFVLRRHMRLFCKVKKGEPVELGEKKIHKCNECGKEFGLKSTLTAHKRIHNPLRCAYCRRMFPDQETLAIHKVEHKPVQCTMCDKNFNVIRYLSRHYVEDHQFSGPFRCTFCEKSYAELSVFIRHERTHTGDLPYKCSHCPKKFHFETALVTHQRKHTGERPCLCWECGKSFQTKGILKAHMDRVHTQVKRFPCSQCNKVFKDKGQMKMHENVYHKGVRFPCSYCGKGFFSPAPLARHVLIHTGENPYSCTYKECTRVFKSASELRIHIRYHTGERPFKCKDCGKGFVQAHYLTVHRRSHTGEKPYPCLTCNRYFGTSSQLARHIKTHTGEKPYQCGDCGKAFNRRDRLRTHKDKCHPVTSY; from the exons ATGATCTCACCACTGAGGCTTGTCTCTGCAGCCATCTGGCAAACGGTCCAGCAGAGACATGTGATGGATTATGGGATGCTGGAGGAGTTTGTTACCATGGTCACAGAGATAGTTCCAGAGATCCTGAATAACAGTCAAAGGGCTCAACTTATTCTGGGTCTCCGTGCACAG CTGGTCCTGGAGTTGTGTCGCTCTAAACCAATCGCAGACCTCGAGACCATTCAGACACATCTGGACAGGATACAGACCCTCACACCTCTCTGGGGAACACAG GCTACCGATGCAGAGGTGGGATTATCTGAATCAAACTTCCTGGGGCTGGTTCAAACCCTCCTGACAGACCCAGATGAGAAGAATCATTTCTTCCAG GATGTTTTTCCTGTGGAATTTGGCCCCACTTATGATGCAGCGATACAGAAACTCATGTGGCAATTCCTTTCAAGACTTGAGAAGCTAGTTCTTGTGTCAAACTTCCAACAG GCTGCCTCTCTACTCAGTGATGTCCCCTCTATTCTGGAGGAATGTCTGGAGTCAGTGTCTCACCCTCAGCAGCTGAAAACCCTGCTTCAGTACCACAGAGACCTTGGCCAGCTGGATAACCATG ACACTCCATCGTCCACTGATGGGGACTGCATTCTCTCagctctctgtcttcctcctgtGGAACGGGTGGTGATTCCGTCAGAGGCAGAGAAAGGAAGTATGGATGTAAAAGAAACCGAGAAGTTTGTGGATGGCAGGTCAGGTGAATGCAAGGAAAACCAGCCTTCTTCTGTTACTGAGGAGGAGGACGCAGAGGATGATGCGGCTAACCCCGAGACAGAGGAGATTGAACCGGAATACAATACAATGATGGTTATAGGGGAAGATGGTGTAGAGAGGCCGGTAAAACTTATCCAAAAGCCTCCTCCAGAAAACGAAGAAACTCATGGTGAAGAACACCGCGAAACACCCAATCTAGAACAACAGACCCCCAAATCGGATCAGATCAAATCAATTGAAGAGGGGTGTCTTCCACAAGGGGAGCTTGGAGAGGGTAGTATTCTTCCAGTAGAGGGGCAGACAAACCCAGAGCAGTCAGGCAGGACAGACCAGCAGAGTTTGAACTGTGACGCAGGAATCTTACAAGTCTCTGCAACACTGAGCAAGCAGAATTCTGCATTGACCCAAATGCATTCCGTAGAGGGGTCATCTTCACGAGGGAAAAGGTCGCTGGAACGTAGGACATGCAAGGTGTGCGGTAAGGTTGTCCAGCGTCCGGCAGTTCTTAGGAAACACATGGTGACCCACACTGGAGACTGGCCCTATCAATGTCCTACCTGTAAGAAGATTTACAAGACCTTGAAAAGCTTCCAGGAACATActgaaaaatgtgtctttccTAATGAGGAAGCGCTTCAGGACAGCGAGTCTCCCGTATCAGTGATGCAATACAAGGGTCGGGTTTTAAAGAAAATTCTGCCACTTCCACCAGGACAAAAAGCagcacagaaagaaaaagaccaGAAGCGCATTGTCTGCAAGACATGTCCTGTTTGTGGGAAGACTTTCGCCACAGGTTCGAGCATGAAGAGGCATCAGATTATCCACACTGAGCCCAAAAAGTGCCGACTGTGTGAACAGGTCTTCCCTAACTCGTCTGAACTGAAGATCCACATGGAAACCCATCCAAAAAAAGGCCTTCATCAATGCAGTAACTGTGAGAGGACTTTCAAGCATGATTACAGTCTTAAGGCTCATGAAGAGGCTTGTCTGTTTCTGAGTCAACAAGGGCAGCTTGGAGAGGGCAGCAGTCTTCCAACTATGGCACAGACAAACCCAGGGCCATCCAGCATACACCAGCAGAGCATAACAGCAGGTTTCATACAAGTCTCGGAAACTCTGAGCCAACAGAATTCTGCCTTCGCCTACATGCATTCTGTAGAGGGGTCATCTGCAAGAGCCAAAAGGTCGCTGGAACGTAGGACATGCAAGGTGTGCGGTAAGGTCGTCCAGCGTCCGGCAGTTCTTAGGAAACACATGGTGACCCACACTGGAGACTGGCCCTATCAATGTCCTACCTGTAAGAAGATTTACAAGACCTTGAAAAGCTTCCAGGAACATActgaaaaatgtgtctttccTGTGGAGGAAGCGCCTCAGGAGAGTGAGTCATCCTCCACCAATGCAACCAAAGACCCATCTTCCACCCTGGAACTGAATGCATCGATAGGATCATCCAAACGCTGTGCGAGATGTCCAATTTGCCATAAATTTATATCCGGGTACCTGAGATaccacattctctctcactctgacGAACGCCCACACGCTTGCCCTCGCTGTGGGTCAAAGTACAAGTTTGACTTTGTATTGAGGAGGCACATGAGACTGTTCTGCAAAGTGAAGAAGGGTGAGCCTGTTGAATTGGGAGAAAAGAAGATCCACAAGTGCAACGAATGTGGGAAGGAGTTTGGGCTAAAATCCACACTGACGGCACACAAACGCATCCACAACCCGCTACGTTGCGCCTATTGTCGAAGAATGTTCCCAGACCAAGAAACACTTGCAATACACAAGGTGGAGCACAAGCCAGTCCAATGCACCATGTGTGATAAGAACTTCAATGTAATACGATACCTCTCAAGACATTATGTAGAGGACCATCAGTTCAGTGGGCCATTTCGCTGCACATTCTGCGAGAAAAGCTACGCCGAGTTATCCGTTTTCATCAGACACGAGAGGACTCACACCGGGGATCTCCCATATAAGTGCTCCCACTGTCCAAAGAAGTTTCATTTTGAGACTGCTCTTGTGACACACCAGAGAAAACATACAGGAGAGAGACCGTGCCTTTGCTGGGAGTGTGGAAAAAGCTTCCAAACCAAGGGAATTTTAAAGGCACACATGGACCGCGTTCACACTCAGGTGAAGCGTTTCCCCTGTTCCCAGTGTAACAAAGTTTTCAAGGACAAAGGTCAAATGAAAATGCATGAGAATGTATATCACAAAGGGGTGCGTTTTCCGTGCTCTTATTGCGGTAAGGGtttcttcagccctgccccaTTGGCGAGACACGTGTTGATTCACACAGGGGAAAATCCTTATTCTTGCACCTATAAGGAGTGTACCAGGGTTTTCAAATCAGCATCTGAGCTGAGGATACACATCAGATACCACACTGGAGAGCGGCCATTCAAGTGTAAGGACTGTGGCAAGGGTTTTGTTCAAGCCCATTATCTAACCGTACACCGACGAAGTCACACCGGGGAGAAGCCATACCCTTGTCTGACCTGCAACAGGTACTTCGGCACCTCTAGTCAGTTGGCCAGACACATTAagactcacacaggagagaaaccataccAATGTGGGGATTGTGGGAAAGCTTTCAATCGAAGAGACCGCTTACGAACTCATAAAGACAAATGCCATCCGGTTACTAGTTACTGA
- the LOC105025061 gene encoding zinc finger protein 624-like isoform X1, whose product MERNIPVGKGPFLPLPSLRLMISPLRLVSAAIWQTVQQRHVMDYGMLEEFVTMVTEIVPEILNNSQRAQLILGLRAQLVLELCRSKPIADLETIQTHLDRIQTLTPLWGTQATDAEVGLSESNFLGLVQTLLTDPDEKNHFFQDVFPVEFGPTYDAAIQKLMWQFLSRLEKLVLVSNFQQAASLLSDVPSILEECLESVSHPQQLKTLLQYHRDLGQLDNHDTPSSTDGDCILSALCLPPVERVVIPSEAEKGSMDVKETEKFVDGRSGECKENQPSSVTEEEDAEDDAANPETEEIEPEYNTMMVIGEDGVERPVKLIQKPPPENEETHGEEHRETPNLEQQTPKSDQIKSIEEGCLPQGELGEGSILPVEGQTNPEQSGRTDQQSLNCDAGILQVSATLSKQNSALTQMHSVEGSSSRGKRSLERRTCKVCGKVVQRPAVLRKHMVTHTGDWPYQCPTCKKIYKTLKSFQEHTEKCVFPNEEALQDSESPVSVMQYKGRVLKKILPLPPGQKAAQKEKDQKRIVCKTCPVCGKTFATGSSMKRHQIIHTEPKKCRLCEQVFPNSSELKIHMETHPKKGLHQCSNCERTFKHDYSLKAHEEACLFLSQQGQLGEGSSLPTMAQTNPGPSSIHQQSITAGFIQVSETLSQQNSAFAYMHSVEGSSARAKRSLERRTCKVCGKVVQRPAVLRKHMVTHTGDWPYQCPTCKKIYKTLKSFQEHTEKCVFPVEEAPQESESSSTNATKDPSSTLELNASIGSSKRCARCPICHKFISGYLRYHILSHSDERPHACPRCGSKYKFDFVLRRHMRLFCKVKKGEPVELGEKKIHKCNECGKEFGLKSTLTAHKRIHNPLRCAYCRRMFPDQETLAIHKVEHKPVQCTMCDKNFNVIRYLSRHYVEDHQFSGPFRCTFCEKSYAELSVFIRHERTHTGDLPYKCSHCPKKFHFETALVTHQRKHTGERPCLCWECGKSFQTKGILKAHMDRVHTQVKRFPCSQCNKVFKDKGQMKMHENVYHKGVRFPCSYCGKGFFSPAPLARHVLIHTGENPYSCTYKECTRVFKSASELRIHIRYHTGERPFKCKDCGKGFVQAHYLTVHRRSHTGEKPYPCLTCNRYFGTSSQLARHIKTHTGEKPYQCGDCGKAFNRRDRLRTHKDKCHPVTSY is encoded by the exons ATGGAAAGAAACATCCCTGTGGGAAAAG gtccctttcttcctctcccctctctgcgCCTCATGATCTCACCACTGAGGCTTGTCTCTGCAGCCATCTGGCAAACGGTCCAGCAGAGACATGTGATGGATTATGGGATGCTGGAGGAGTTTGTTACCATGGTCACAGAGATAGTTCCAGAGATCCTGAATAACAGTCAAAGGGCTCAACTTATTCTGGGTCTCCGTGCACAG CTGGTCCTGGAGTTGTGTCGCTCTAAACCAATCGCAGACCTCGAGACCATTCAGACACATCTGGACAGGATACAGACCCTCACACCTCTCTGGGGAACACAG GCTACCGATGCAGAGGTGGGATTATCTGAATCAAACTTCCTGGGGCTGGTTCAAACCCTCCTGACAGACCCAGATGAGAAGAATCATTTCTTCCAG GATGTTTTTCCTGTGGAATTTGGCCCCACTTATGATGCAGCGATACAGAAACTCATGTGGCAATTCCTTTCAAGACTTGAGAAGCTAGTTCTTGTGTCAAACTTCCAACAG GCTGCCTCTCTACTCAGTGATGTCCCCTCTATTCTGGAGGAATGTCTGGAGTCAGTGTCTCACCCTCAGCAGCTGAAAACCCTGCTTCAGTACCACAGAGACCTTGGCCAGCTGGATAACCATG ACACTCCATCGTCCACTGATGGGGACTGCATTCTCTCagctctctgtcttcctcctgtGGAACGGGTGGTGATTCCGTCAGAGGCAGAGAAAGGAAGTATGGATGTAAAAGAAACCGAGAAGTTTGTGGATGGCAGGTCAGGTGAATGCAAGGAAAACCAGCCTTCTTCTGTTACTGAGGAGGAGGACGCAGAGGATGATGCGGCTAACCCCGAGACAGAGGAGATTGAACCGGAATACAATACAATGATGGTTATAGGGGAAGATGGTGTAGAGAGGCCGGTAAAACTTATCCAAAAGCCTCCTCCAGAAAACGAAGAAACTCATGGTGAAGAACACCGCGAAACACCCAATCTAGAACAACAGACCCCCAAATCGGATCAGATCAAATCAATTGAAGAGGGGTGTCTTCCACAAGGGGAGCTTGGAGAGGGTAGTATTCTTCCAGTAGAGGGGCAGACAAACCCAGAGCAGTCAGGCAGGACAGACCAGCAGAGTTTGAACTGTGACGCAGGAATCTTACAAGTCTCTGCAACACTGAGCAAGCAGAATTCTGCATTGACCCAAATGCATTCCGTAGAGGGGTCATCTTCACGAGGGAAAAGGTCGCTGGAACGTAGGACATGCAAGGTGTGCGGTAAGGTTGTCCAGCGTCCGGCAGTTCTTAGGAAACACATGGTGACCCACACTGGAGACTGGCCCTATCAATGTCCTACCTGTAAGAAGATTTACAAGACCTTGAAAAGCTTCCAGGAACATActgaaaaatgtgtctttccTAATGAGGAAGCGCTTCAGGACAGCGAGTCTCCCGTATCAGTGATGCAATACAAGGGTCGGGTTTTAAAGAAAATTCTGCCACTTCCACCAGGACAAAAAGCagcacagaaagaaaaagaccaGAAGCGCATTGTCTGCAAGACATGTCCTGTTTGTGGGAAGACTTTCGCCACAGGTTCGAGCATGAAGAGGCATCAGATTATCCACACTGAGCCCAAAAAGTGCCGACTGTGTGAACAGGTCTTCCCTAACTCGTCTGAACTGAAGATCCACATGGAAACCCATCCAAAAAAAGGCCTTCATCAATGCAGTAACTGTGAGAGGACTTTCAAGCATGATTACAGTCTTAAGGCTCATGAAGAGGCTTGTCTGTTTCTGAGTCAACAAGGGCAGCTTGGAGAGGGCAGCAGTCTTCCAACTATGGCACAGACAAACCCAGGGCCATCCAGCATACACCAGCAGAGCATAACAGCAGGTTTCATACAAGTCTCGGAAACTCTGAGCCAACAGAATTCTGCCTTCGCCTACATGCATTCTGTAGAGGGGTCATCTGCAAGAGCCAAAAGGTCGCTGGAACGTAGGACATGCAAGGTGTGCGGTAAGGTCGTCCAGCGTCCGGCAGTTCTTAGGAAACACATGGTGACCCACACTGGAGACTGGCCCTATCAATGTCCTACCTGTAAGAAGATTTACAAGACCTTGAAAAGCTTCCAGGAACATActgaaaaatgtgtctttccTGTGGAGGAAGCGCCTCAGGAGAGTGAGTCATCCTCCACCAATGCAACCAAAGACCCATCTTCCACCCTGGAACTGAATGCATCGATAGGATCATCCAAACGCTGTGCGAGATGTCCAATTTGCCATAAATTTATATCCGGGTACCTGAGATaccacattctctctcactctgacGAACGCCCACACGCTTGCCCTCGCTGTGGGTCAAAGTACAAGTTTGACTTTGTATTGAGGAGGCACATGAGACTGTTCTGCAAAGTGAAGAAGGGTGAGCCTGTTGAATTGGGAGAAAAGAAGATCCACAAGTGCAACGAATGTGGGAAGGAGTTTGGGCTAAAATCCACACTGACGGCACACAAACGCATCCACAACCCGCTACGTTGCGCCTATTGTCGAAGAATGTTCCCAGACCAAGAAACACTTGCAATACACAAGGTGGAGCACAAGCCAGTCCAATGCACCATGTGTGATAAGAACTTCAATGTAATACGATACCTCTCAAGACATTATGTAGAGGACCATCAGTTCAGTGGGCCATTTCGCTGCACATTCTGCGAGAAAAGCTACGCCGAGTTATCCGTTTTCATCAGACACGAGAGGACTCACACCGGGGATCTCCCATATAAGTGCTCCCACTGTCCAAAGAAGTTTCATTTTGAGACTGCTCTTGTGACACACCAGAGAAAACATACAGGAGAGAGACCGTGCCTTTGCTGGGAGTGTGGAAAAAGCTTCCAAACCAAGGGAATTTTAAAGGCACACATGGACCGCGTTCACACTCAGGTGAAGCGTTTCCCCTGTTCCCAGTGTAACAAAGTTTTCAAGGACAAAGGTCAAATGAAAATGCATGAGAATGTATATCACAAAGGGGTGCGTTTTCCGTGCTCTTATTGCGGTAAGGGtttcttcagccctgccccaTTGGCGAGACACGTGTTGATTCACACAGGGGAAAATCCTTATTCTTGCACCTATAAGGAGTGTACCAGGGTTTTCAAATCAGCATCTGAGCTGAGGATACACATCAGATACCACACTGGAGAGCGGCCATTCAAGTGTAAGGACTGTGGCAAGGGTTTTGTTCAAGCCCATTATCTAACCGTACACCGACGAAGTCACACCGGGGAGAAGCCATACCCTTGTCTGACCTGCAACAGGTACTTCGGCACCTCTAGTCAGTTGGCCAGACACATTAagactcacacaggagagaaaccataccAATGTGGGGATTGTGGGAAAGCTTTCAATCGAAGAGACCGCTTACGAACTCATAAAGACAAATGCCATCCGGTTACTAGTTACTGA
- the kdelr2b gene encoding ER lumen protein-retaining receptor 2b, protein MNIFRLTGDLSHLAAIIILLLKIWKTRSCAGISGKSQILFALVFTTRYLDLLTSFISLYNTSMKVIYIGCAYATVYLIYAKFKATYDGNHDTFRVEFLVVPVGGLAFLVNHDFSPLEILWTFSIYLESVAILPQLFMISKTGEAETITTHYLFFLGLYRALYLINWIWRFYFEGFFDMIAIVAGVVQTILYCDFFYLYVTKVLKGKKLSLPA, encoded by the exons ATGAACATTTTCAGACTCACGGGTGATCTCTCCCATTTAGCAGCCATCATCATCCTACTGCTAAAAATATGGAAAACCAGGTCTTGTGCCG GTATCTCTGGGAAGAGTCAGATCCTGTTTGCCTTGGTGTTCACCACACGCTACCTGGACCTGCTTACGTCCTTTATCTCCCTCTATAACACCTCCATGAAG GTCATCTACATTGGCTGTGCGTATGCCACTGTGTACCTTATCTACGCCAAGTTCAAGGCCACTTATGATGGTAACCACGATACCTTCAGAGTAGAGTTCCTGGTTGTTCCAGTGGGAGGGCTGGCATTTCTCGTCAACCACGACTTCTCTCCCCTCGAG ATCTTGTGGACATTCTCCATCTACCTGGAGTCAGTGGCCATACTGCCCCAGCTCTTCATGATAAGTAAGACGGGCGAGGCGGAGACCATCACCACCCATTACCTGTTCTTCCTGGGCCTGTACCGGGCCCTTTACCTCATCAACTGGATCTGGCGCTTCTACTTTGAAGGCTTTTTCGATATGATTGCCATTGTGGCTGGTGTTGTTCAGACAATCCTCTACTGCGACTTCTTCTATCTGTATGTAACGAAAG TACTGAAAGGAAAGAAGCTGAGTCTGCCAGCCTAA